A genome region from Macadamia integrifolia cultivar HAES 741 unplaced genomic scaffold, SCU_Mint_v3 scaffold1023, whole genome shotgun sequence includes the following:
- the LOC122062408 gene encoding uncharacterized protein LOC122062408 (The sequence of the model RefSeq protein was modified relative to this genomic sequence to represent the inferred CDS: added 22 bases not found in genome assembly) → MVSDLHHRHQQQQELNSGLMRFRSAPSPLLANYVDGSSQDGEGGADDFLQPRSSSPEAESLFARFLSCGGGVAGPPSLDIREIGDKSPAVSTTPTGAVNQRNSQFVASMKHEASEVVPQQNGYSAVASQMLYQAPPPAPLPSQSSASMDNSHGMVNSIVMDHNPPQVKTASTNCSNLIRHSSGVDEEDDSASSESAGRNPNRRRLTR, encoded by the coding sequence GCcatcagcagcagcaagagCTGAATTCCGGTCTGATGCGATTTCGCTCTGCCCCGAGCCCCCTGCTTGCAAATTACGTGGACGGTAGCAGCCAAGACGGAGAAGGAGGAGCTGATGATTTCCTACAACCTCGTTCTTCAAGTCCCGAAGCGGAGAGCCTGTTTGCGAGGTTCTTGTCTTGTGGTGGCGGTGTCGCTGGACCTCCCTCACTTGATATCCGTGAGATCGGCGACAAGTCTCCAGCAGTATCGACGACTCCCACCGGAGCGGTTAATCAGAGAAATTCTCAATTCGTAGCATCCATGAAGCACGAAGCATCTGAGGTTGTTCCTCAGCAGAATGGATACTCTGCCGTTGCTTCCCAAATGCTTTATCAAGCTCCGCCGCCGGCGCCTCTGCCCAGCCAGAGCTCAGCCTCCATGGATAATTCTCACGGGATGGTGAATTCGATAGTCATGGATCACAATCCTCCTCAAGTCAAGACTGCTAGCACCAATTGCTCCAATCTTATCAGACACAGCAGCGGAGTCGACGAGGAAGATGACAGTGCCTCATCGGAATCTGCGGGAAGAAACCCAAATCGACGACGACTGACAAGATAG